Genomic segment of Centropristis striata isolate RG_2023a ecotype Rhode Island chromosome 21, C.striata_1.0, whole genome shotgun sequence:
TCTGACCTGAGGTCTTTTGAGCTCCTGAGCCACCTTGGCGTTGTGATCACACAGCTCGGCAAACGGCTTCCCACAGAGGAGGTAGAGTTGTGCTGTCTTGACAAACCAGTCCATGCGGTTACTGTCCAAGTCTGTCTCGAAGACGCTGAGGGCGCTGGACACGTGGGCAAACTGTTCTGTCGGGTCGGGCTTCTTAAAGAAAAAGATGGGGTAGCGGCGGTCGCCTCCGGGGTAAGGCTTTCTGTTGGCGTCGCTGCTGATCAGACTCTCCTTGGCTGCAAAGGCCAAGTCACCGAACAGCCCGAAGCACAGACCCTCGGGGTTAGCCTTGTCCACGGGCCGCGTGGCGTCCTTGAACATGTGCTGGTAGAGCGTGCTGTCCTTAGAGCCAGAGAGCAGGAAATGAGGGTCGTGCTGGTGGCGCCACACAATACCAGTGGTCACGTCTTTGTGTTCCTCAAATGTAGCGAAGGGAATGAAAGGTCTGCGGACATCCCACACATAAATGTTGTGATCCACCATCATGGAACAGGTGGCTAAATGAAACTTCCTCTCAGGCCGCCACTTGACCCGCGCCACAGAGGCGATCGTCTGGACACAATAGATCTCCTTGGCCCGGTTAGTGGTCATGTCCCACACTTTCACCATCTTGTCCCTGCCTCCGGTGGCCAGCCATCCccttaaaaggaaataaagggagAACAGTATATAAGAAGGGCAGTAATAATTTTGATTTAAACCCACAGCAATCAATCACAGCATGCCACTTATTTTACTAGCCGtttattttaactttgtttGCATGATTTGATCATGATGATTAGATGTGTGCCAATTTCTAGAGTAAGGGATCAACAGATGACTTATCTGGCTCCTCTCCggagccattttccatttttttccctaGCCAGCCAGCCATTAAAACAACAGCCTGACAAGTTGCTAAAGCAAAAACATAATCCACCTCTTCTTCTCGGGCTCATGAGCAGGTACAATGTTTGGCTAACTATCTTCCATGTGAATGCACACACGACTTCAAAAGGTCAAAGGACATACATGCTTTCTGACAGCAGATTATTggagacaacaaacaaatatgaagCCCAGATTGTTTCATTTCAGGTTTAAATGATTATATAGATCAAGCACCAGTTTTCCAGTATTATATCCAAAATTTAGGCATATTCTTAACTTTGGCAACATAATAATTTTGCAATTTTCAACTCTTTGTATGAAACCTTTAATTTCTCAGTTGGCTTGTGTCACAAAGTTCTCTTACCTGTCATCAGGGTGCCAGTCGCAGCAGAACACAGGACCAGTATGGGCGGTGAACATTCGCTCGTATCGGTCCGGCCGCCTGATGTCCCACAGCTGGACGTTACCATTCTCAAATGACGCTGCAAATGTGAAATAATCCTTCATGCTGAACTGGACGTCCCTTACACTCTCTGACTGACCTGGAAGAAAGTGGGGGAAAGAAAACAACCCTGACTTTAAGCAATAAGAACCACAGGTATAGGTTGTTTCCTAATTTCTGACACATTGTTGCTGCTCCAAACATttgtggattttcttttttttttttttcacaaaatcctagaaaacaaatgcaaagatTCTCAGAATATTTTCGAAAGAATTTCtgtaaaagacaatttaaaataaagtgtgtcTAATGTAAGTTGTATTTCACTTTACAATATTGATCTGATACTTATTGTAAGTATTGTACCTGAGAAAGTGCTGACAGACTCCTTCTTGCGCAGGTCGAAGCACTTCATGAAGCCGTCCTGCGAGCCACTTAGCAGCATGTAAACCTCTGTGGGGTGGAAGCACACCTTGTTGACGGTGCGTTTGTGCTCAGTAAACAGCTGGTCCTGCTTGTTACGAGAGGGTTTTCCCAGGTTCCAGGTGACCACCGCCCCATTGGTGGCCGCCGTGGCCAACAGGTTCTCCTCCATCTGGTGCCACATGACATCTGCACAGCTGAAGTTGAGAGAGGGTTTGCGGCCGACGCGTAGATTCAGCTTCTCCACAAACTGCTCCTCCTCCAATGCGTAGATCTTGAAGATGTTGCGG
This window contains:
- the wdr24 gene encoding GATOR complex protein WDR24 encodes the protein MEKMSRVTTALGSSAISGRTMFCHLDAPANAISVCRDATQVVVAGRNIFKIYALEEEQFVEKLNLRVGRKPSLNFSCADVMWHQMEENLLATAATNGAVVTWNLGKPSRNKQDQLFTEHKRTVNKVCFHPTEVYMLLSGSQDGFMKCFDLRKKESVSTFSGQSESVRDVQFSMKDYFTFAASFENGNVQLWDIRRPDRYERMFTAHTGPVFCCDWHPDDRGWLATGGRDKMVKVWDMTTNRAKEIYCVQTIASVARVKWRPERKFHLATCSMMVDHNIYVWDVRRPFIPFATFEEHKDVTTGIVWRHQHDPHFLLSGSKDSTLYQHMFKDATRPVDKANPEGLCFGLFGDLAFAAKESLISSDANRKPYPGGDRRYPIFFFKKPDPTEQFAHVSSALSVFETDLDSNRMDWFVKTAQLYLLCGKPFAELCDHNAKVAQELKRPQVSTTWTMLRIMFSDPANLTTPGPNHNLCKLGTLPLMNSFNMKEINSGMGTESRLERSKGESRQDNIHLEPGNSHISNNEENEETEGSEGQAEYMFGDAELDDDDLYSMEHDNQTEEQEYTLPQEAFQLRHEIMDNPSAPEHLQQDKADSPHVSGNEAEVTCLTPIESFSLISISQPLFSPHLPASFFCPIVREMLSYYAEQGDVQMAVSVLIVLGDRIRKEIDDLTQEHWYMSYIDLLQRFELWNVSNEVIKLSTCSAITGLNQTSTTLHINCSNCKRPMSNRGWICDRCHQCASVCAVCHHVVKGLFVWCQGCSHGGHLEHIMNWLKSSAHCPAGCGHLCEYT